TTTCATTGCTTCTATTTTATTAGCTTTTATTTTAGATTACCCAGTTAAATTTTTACAAAAAAAAGGCGTACTAAGGAATAATGCAGTTGTTTTAGTTTTTTTAATTGCATTAGTGATATTTTTGGCTTTAGCAATTACTCTTTTTCCGTTAATCATAGAACAGTTAAACGAATTTTCTAAACGTCTGCCAAGCTGGATAGATTCGGGAATTAAACAACTTCAAATTTTGAACAAATGGGCAGTAACGCGCAATTTACCTCTTGATTTAAGTGAAGTTGCAACCAAGCAAACGGAGCGATTGTCTGGACAAATTGATAGTGTTACAGGAAAATTTCTAGGATTTGCTCTCGAGACGCTCGGTAGTGTCTTAAATCTATTTCTGACGGCAGTTCTGACTTTCTATCTGGTTTTGCACGGCGAGCGTCTTTGGGATGGAATTTTTCAGTGGTTTCCGCCTCATATTGGGCCGATTGTACGGCGTTCTCTTCGCCAAAATTTCCACAATTATTTTATCGGTCAATCAACATTAGCTGCTTTGAGCGGAGTGGCAATAACTTTAGCATTTTTGGCTTTACAAGTTCCCCTAGCGCTGCTGTTTGGATTCGGATTGGGTGTGATGGGTTTGTTTCCTTTAATGACTGGAGTTGGGATCAGTTTAGTTGGTCTACTTTTGGCATTACAAAACTTTTGGTTGGGGATAAAAGTTTTATTGGTTGCTTTCACGATTGATTGGATTAATGCAAATTTTATTGCTCCTCGAATTCTGGGAGGATTCACCGGCTTAAATCCTGTGTGGATTTTAGTCTCGTTATTATTAGGGGCAAAAATAGGCGGAGTCTTAGGACTTTTAATAGCTGTCCCGTTAGCGAGTTTTATTAAAAGTACGGCTGATAGTTTACGCGATGGCACCTGGAATTAAAATTTAAAGGTATTTAATTCGGAAATGAAGAGCTTGCCGGCATTTTTACAGGAGCTACTGGACATTGAGATATTGCCCGATTATCATAGGGTGGTGAGACGGAATTTTGAATAATTTATCCCCAGCGGCAGGGTAGTGTGAATCAGAGCCGGTTGTTGCCGATGAGATGTGGCAAATTTGTACGAGAAACCGTAAACTTTATTTGTTGAGCAGGAAAACCAGCGTTATTAATTATAAAAATGAAAGATTTATTTCCAGGATATTACAGTTTAAGTGAAGAGGAATTTGTTGAACTTTGGAAAAATTGTGTATTTATTATAGATACGAATTCTATTTTGAATTTATATCGTTATAATGAGGAAACTCGTAAAGATTTTATCAATGTTCTTCGTAAAATAGAGAATCGTTTGTGGATTCCTCATCAAGTTGCTCTTGAGTTCCAAGAAAATCGCAATACAGTAATTAATGAACAAGACAATAAATTTAAAACTATAGAAGAAATATTAGTAGAAGAAGAATCTCGAATTAAAGGTAAACTTCGTAAATTTCCATCTATTGATTATGAAAATTTTATTGTAAAGCTTAACAAATTATTTAATGAATTTTTAGAAGAAAATAAATCTCTTGAAACTCGACAACTTAAGCCAGAGGATCAAGATTTTATAAGAGATGTTATTGACGACCTTTTTAAAGGTAAAATTGGTGAAGCTCCGACTGAACAAGAGTTGAATGATATATATAAAGATGGAGAAAAAAGATACCCAATGAAATATCCTCCGGGATTTCAAGATTTAAACAATAAGAAAAAAGGAACTCCTTATCTTTATAATGGAATGTCTTTTAAAAGAGAGTATGGTGATTTAATTCTGTGGAAAGAAATTCTTAAGGAGGTGAAAGATAACAACAGAAAATACGTTATTTTTATCACTGATGATCGTAAAGAAGACTGGTGGCGTGAAGAAGAAGGAAAGACTATCGGTGCGCGTCCTGAATTAGTTGAAGAAATCTGTAAAGAAGGAGCATCTATCTTCTATATGTATACTCCAGAGCGTTTTCTGGAATTTGCTAAGAAATATATTGAAGTGGATGTTAAAAAAGAGTCTATAAAACAAGTAGAAGAGATTTCTGCTATTAGAAGTAACCTTTTATACAACAGAGGAAACTTAAGAGCTGAGGAAGGCAACGAGATTAAACAGGCTGTTGCCAGATGGTTAGAGTCTGAATATCAAAATGATGAATTTATCTCTTCTCATGAAAAAGTTGATTTGTTGCGTTTAACAGAAGATAATTCTAAAATAGGATATAAAGTTGAATATGCTGCTAACTTCTTAATGGGTTCTCAATCTCGAAAGATACTGATATATAAAATACTGAAATATATGACGACTCTAAAGCTAGATGAATTTTATTCAATCTATATAATAAACAATAATTTAGAGAATGAATTGAAAAATAATGTTCTAGAACTTAGTGAAATAAATTATAAAATGGTTTCAAAAAACCTAAAAAAACAAGAAATTAATAATGTTGGTTTTATTATTGGAGAGTTATGTTTTAGTTATCCTGAAAATGGATTGTCTATGCCCATATTTAAGCCAATTAAATTTATCTAAGTTATAAAGTATAAAACCCAGGAAAATACAAAATTATAGATATGCACCAAAACGTAGATCTCCAAAATTATGCTTGCTGCTCCTGAACTCCGCTCAAAAATAGACATAATCTGCGATAAATTATAGGTGTCGAGACTCTTGAATCCGATGGACTCCATCAAGCGATTCTCTAATCTGCTGTTCCTCAAACGCCTCAATAATGCAGAGAACCGGCAGGAAAAAACTGGCACAACACCGCAATGAACCCTCTGAACCAAAAATTAAGTCAAAATTGTGCTGATCGCATCAAAGATCATTAAGCGCAGTGTCCCTAAATAAGCCGTTATAAAATTTACGACTAAAAATCGAAATTTTACTGTATAAAGCAATGGTACAGAGGCTTGTCTTCAAAAACCGGCCTATTACAATGATCCTAACCCTCGCTGCTGACTTCTGGCCATGACCCTTTATTCTGCATCTACCCCCAACCAACCCACGATCAAAAATGCGGACTACCGGCTGATAGATCGTGAACAGCTATCACCCATGTACCGGCATTATGCGGATATGAAAGATAAATATCCTCATGCGATCCTGCTGTATCGGGTTGGGGACTTCTTTGAAACCTTCTTTCAAGACGCCATTACCGTCTCACGAGAACTCGAACTCGTCCTCACTAGCAAAGAAGGGGGTAAAGAAGTGGGGCGTGTGCCAATGACCGGGGTTCCTCACCATGCCTTAGATCGCTACTCCACGCAACTGGTTGAAAAAGGCTATGCGATCGCAGTCTGCGATCAAGTGGAAGACGCCGCAGAAGCCGCAGCAGAACGTCGCATCGTTGAACGCCAAATTACCCGCGTCATCACGCCTGGGACGGTTCTAGAAGAAGGAATGCTGAAAGCGCGGCGCAATAACTTCCTTGCCGCCGCCGTGATCACCGGCACCCATTGGGGTTTAGCCTATGCAGATATCTCCACAGGCGAATTTTTAACCACCCAAGCCGATGACTTAGAACAGCTAAGCCAAGAACTGATGCGGCTGCAACCCTCAGAAGTGCTGATTCCCACCGATGCGCCGGATATTGGCAGTTTGCTGCGTCCCGGCGAAACTTCTGAACACTTGCCTAGCTGCCTGCCACCTTCCTTTTGTTATGCGCTGAGATCGCAAAGACCGTTTACTCAAGTGGAAGCGCGTCAACGACTGTTGCAACGCTTTAAAGTGCGTTCCTTGGAAGGAATGGGGTGCGAACATTTACCCCTGGCAGTCCGCGCCGCCGGCGGTTTGCTGGAATATTTGGAAAATACATTTGAACAGGGAACCGGGGAAAATTTGAAATCTTCAAATCCCCAATTGACAGCAAGAACCAAAATTCCTTTACAGCCGGTGCGAACCTACACACTTGCTGATTTTCTGATTATTGATCATCAGAGCCGGCGCAATTTGGAAATTACCCAAACCGTTCGGGATGGCACTTTTTATGGTTCACTGCTGTGGGCGCTGGATAAAACCGGCACTGCAATGGGTGGGCGGGCATTGCGCCGGTGGTTGTTGCAACCTTTGCTAGATATTAAAGGCATCAGCGCCCGACAAGATACGATTCAAGAATTAGTAGAAAACAATTCCTTCTGCCAAGATTTACAACAGTTATTGCGGCAAATTTATGATATTGAAAGATTGGCAGGACGAGCCGGTTCTGGCACAGCTAACGCAAAAGATTTAGTTACTTTAGCGGAATCTTTAGGAAAACTTCCGGAACTAGCGAGGTTGGCATCTGCCGGCACCTCGCCTTATCTCAAAGCCTTACAAAATGTGCCGCAGGTACTTGAACAACTGGCACAACACCTGCGCGAACATTTAGTTGATTCCCCCCCCATCCATCTCACTGAAGGCAATTTAATTCGCCCTGGCATTCACCCCCAGCTTGATGCCATGCGCCAGCAAGTTGAGGAAGATCGGCAATGGATTGCTCAATTAGAAGTAACCGAAAGAGAACGCACCGGCATCCCCAATCTCAAAGTTGGATTTAATAAAACCTTTGGCTACTATATCAGCATTAGTAAGTCTAAAACCGAGCAAGCCCCGAAAGATTATCTCCGCAAACAAACACTAACGAATGAAGAGAGATATATCACTACAGATTTAAAAGAAAGAGAAGCTCGAATTCTCACCGCACGCGATGATTTAAACCAACTTGAATACGAAGTTTTTGCCGGCTTGCGTGCAGAAGTGGGAGAACAAGCAGAACTCATTCGCAAAGTCGCCAAAGCCGTTGCCGCAGCCGATGTACTGTGTGGTTTAGCAGAAGTTGCCGTGCATCAAGGTTACTGCCGGCCTACGATGGTCGAAAGCCGAGAAATTGCAATTATTGACGGGCGTCACCCAGTTGTTGAGCAATCTTTACCTGCCGGTTTCTTTGTCCCCAATTCAGCACATTTGGGAACCCCAGAAGCCGCCTCTCCCACCCCCGATTTAATCATTCTTACCGGCCCAAATGCCAGCGGAAAAAGCTGTTATTTAAGACAAATTGGTTTAATTCAATTAATGGCACAAATTGGCAGTTTTGTGCCGGCAACTTCTGCAACCTTGGGAATTTCAGACCGCATTTTTACCCGTGTCGGTGCTGTTGACGATTTAGCAACAGGCCAATCTACCTTTATGGTAGAAATGAATGAAACCGCAAATATTCTCAACCACGCCACGCCAAAATCCCTCGTTCTTCTCGACGAAATTGGCAGAGGAACCGCAACCTTTGATGGTCTTTCAATTGCTTGGTCGGTTGCGGAATATCTAGCTACAGAAATCGCTTCGCGGACAATTTTTGCCACCCATTATCATGAATTAAATGAATTGGCATCAATTTTATCGAATGTCGCTAACTATCAAGTAACCGTCAAAGAATTTCCGGATAGAATTGTGTTTTTGCATCAAGTTCATCCCGGAGGTGCTGATCGTTCCTATGGAATTGAAGCGGGAAGATTAGCTGGGTTGCCGGCTTCTGTAATTGAACGCGCAAGGCAAGTTATGAGCCAAATCGAAAAGCACAGTAAAATAGCGGTCGGTTTGCGTCAAGGTGGGGCGAAAAAAGAAAGTAAAAACGGACAGCCGGTTCTCGAACAATTAGATATCTTTGAAAAGTAAAACAGAAGAATGTTCTATGAAAACGAATAATCAATCGAGATAAATTTATCGACATTGAGCAGAAGCCCAGGTAAAAATTGAATAGAAATAACTGTTTTTGCTATTTTTACTAATGGGCATGATTTAGAATATTGGGGAGTTTTAAATTAAGGCACATTAACTCCCTAATTAAAATAATCATCAAAAAAAGTCTGGCATCCAAGGCTGAGAACCGGCAAAGATTTGATCCGCAACAGATAACGCATTCTCAGTTGCTTCCACTTGGCCGTTGGCTTGCAGTTGATAAGCTGTAAACAAACCTGTATAAAGCGGTGCCAGTGCGCGAATATCTATTTGCAACTCGCCTTTACCGCCGCTAGTAACTTCGCCTCGCCCGCCAGAAACCTTTAAAACAAAGTTGCCATTGTTTGCCGGCAGTAAATCGTCGGTGACAGATAAATTTAATTCGGCAACCAAACCCGCCGGATAGCCACGTTTTTCCAAGGCCAGCGCCACATTCACGATTCGCAAAAACCAGATTTGTAAACTGCAAATTTTAGCGGTTTGTTCGGGAAGCAAAAACAGACGAGAATCGAGAGTAGAACCTTGCCAAATCACCTTGTCGATCTGAGAGCGATGATCTGCTAAAAATGCCCACAAACGGCGTTGCGCTGCCGGCGTTACAGCCGCCCAATCCCATATCGATAACACATTGCTCCCGGCTTCCTTTTTGGGGCTAAAAATAATGTAACCTTCGGGTTGGCTTTCACTGCCGGCAATATAGGCATAAACCGCATTTTCTGGGTGCAGAACTGCGTTCTCCCAAATTGCGGTATTGCGATCCAAATTCCCGTTATTTCGCGTTGCCTGCTGCCGGTAAAGTTCGTGAAAAACTTCATGCTGAGATAATTCTACAGAACGAACCGGCATACTGCGTTCACTCATACGAATACTCTGAGTTGGCAACTCCCAGGTGCAATGAGTGCCGGCTTGTTCATATCCCACTTTCCGGTAAAGGCGCTGAGTGGCGGGATAAAGCGAGGAAACCGGCACCCCACTGTCATAAAGTTCTTTGAGGGTTTGACTCAGCAGTTCAAATGCCACCCCGGTTCCGCGATACTCCGGAGGCACCCCGACAGCCGCAATCCCCGCCATTGGCACAGACTGCCCCCCAAACCACTGCCCCATCTGGTAAATTCCCAAGCCGGCGGCAATTTTGCCATCTTGACGCAGAACTCGAAAACTCTCCAATCCCAAACGATCCCGATAAAAAGGCCAATCTTTCGCGGGAAAGTTGAAGCACTGGCAGAGAATTTCCCCTAGGCGTTGTGCTTCTTCAGGATTCGACACATTGCCAAATTCAAAATTAGGCATAATCTCAACTCAAATTAAATGTCGTGCCAAAGTTGGAAATTTTTATCTTAACCGCAGATGCACACAGATGATAGAAGATGCCGGCACCCTTCTCTCCCTCATCTCCCCTGAAGAAGCATCTGGAATCGGCTATCCTCTCGGATGCTATCAAAGTCTGAGTCGGTTTCTGCAAGTTGCCGATATTCGTCAGGGTTGAGTTGGATAGCGTGTTGGAGGTTTTCCAGGGCTAAGTCAATGTTGCCTTGTAAAGCATAACAGCAAGCTTTGTTATACCAGGCTTGATCTTTATCCGGTTTAATTACAAGTGCTTTGTCATAAGAAGCAATTGCTTCTTCAGTGCGTCCTAAATTAAATAAGGCATTGCCCCGGTTGTACAAAGCTTCATCTTTGTCAGGTTTAATTTCAACAGCTTTTTCGTAAGAAGCAATCGCTTCCTCATAGCGTCCTAAGTTAAATAAGGCATTGCCCCGGTTGTACCAGGTTTCATGAATGTCTGATTGAATTTCAAGTGCTTTGTCCCAGGAGGCAATCGCTTCTTCAGTGCGCCCTAAATCATCTAATGCAACGCTTCGCCAGTACCAGGCTTCATGATAGTCAGGTTTAATTTCAACAGCTTTTTCGTAGGAAGCAATCTCTTCTTCATAGCGTCCTAAATTAAATAAGGCGCTGCCCCGATTGTACCAGGCAATATGAGCGTCCGGTTTAATTTCAAGTGCTTTGTCGAAGCAAGCAACTGCTTCTTCATAGCGTCCTAAACTCCCTAAGCCACGGCCCCGGTTGTTCCAGGCTTCATAATAGTCAGGTTTAATTTCAACAGCTTTTTCGTAGGAAGCAATCGCTTCTTCATAGCGTCCTAACTTATCTAAGGCAAAGCCGCGAGTGTTCCAGGCTTCATGATCGTCCGGTTTAATTTCAAGTGCTTTGTCGATGGAAGCAATCGCTTTTTCATAGCGTCCTAAATTACCTAAGGCAATGCCCCGCCAGTACCAGGCTTCATGATCGTCCGGTTTAATTTCAAGTACTTTTTCGTATTCAGTAATCGCATCTTCATAGCGTCCTAAATTACCTAAAGCATTGCCCCGGTTGTACCAGGCTTCATGATAGTCCGGTTTAATTTCAAGTGCTTTGTCGTAGGAAGCAATCGCTTCTTCAGTGTGTCCTAAATTAAATAAGGCAACGCCCCTCCAGTACCAAGCTTCATGAAAGTCCGGTTTAATTTCAAGTGCTTTGTCGTAGGAAGCAATCTCTTCTTCAATGCGTCCTAAATTTCCTAATGCATTGCCCCGGTTGTACCAGGCTTCATGATAGTCCGGTTTAATCTCAAGTGCTTTATCCCAGGAAGCAATCGCTTCTTCATCGCGTACTAAACTAAATAAAGCAAGACCTTGATTGAACCAAATATTATGATAATCTGGTTTAATTTCAAGTGCTTTTTCGTAGGAAGCAATCGCTTCTTCATAGCGTCCTAACTTAAATAAAGCAAGACCTTGATTGAACCAAATATGATGATAATCGGCTTTAATTTTAACAACTTGTTTGTAGGAAATTATCGCTTCTTCATAGCGTTCTAAATTAACTAAACAAAGCCCTCGATTGTACCAGGATTCATAATAGTCCGGTTTAATTTCAAGTGCTTTGTCGAAGCAACCAATCGCTTCTTCATAGCGTCCTAAATTTCCTAATGCACTGCCCCGGTTGCTCCATGTAGTATGAAAATCCGGTTTAATCTCAAGTGCTTTGTCGTAGCAAGCAATCGCTTCTTCATAGCGTCCTAAATTAACTAAGGCAACGCCCCAAGCGTCCCAGGCTTCATGAGCGCCAGGTTTAATTTTAACAACTTTATCGTAGCAATCAATCGCTTCTTCATAGCGCCCTAAATTAAATAAGGCAACGCCCCAGTTATACCACGCTTCATGATAGTCCGGTTTAATTTTAACAGCTTTGTCGTAGGAAGCAATCGCTTCTTCATCGCGTCCTAAATTAAATAAGGCAAGGCCACGGTTGTTCCAGGCTTCATGATAGTCCGGTTTAATTTTAACAACTTTATCGTAGCAATCAATCGCTTCTTCATCGTGTCCTAAATTAAATAAGGCAAGGCCACGGTTGTACCAGCCATAGTGATTAGCTGGTTTAATTTTAACAACTTTATCCCAGGAAACAATCGCTTCTTCATAGCGTCCTAACTTTACTGAAGCAAGACCCCAGGCGTCCCAGGCTTCATGATAGTCCGGTTTAATTTTAACAGCTTTATCGAAGCAACCAATCGCTTCTTCATAGCGTCCTAAATTAAATAAGGCAAGGCCACGGTTGTTCCAGGCAATATGATCGTCTGGTTTAATCTCAAGGGCTTTAACCCAGGAAGCAATCGCTTCTTCATCGCGTTCTAAATTACCTAAGGCAATGCCCCGGTTCCGCCAGGCTTCATGATAGTCCGGTTTAATTTCAAGGGCTTTGTCGATGGAAGCAATCGCTTCTTCATCGCGTCCTGACATTCCCAAGGCAACGCCCCGGTTGTACCAGGCATAGTAAGCGTCTGGTTTAATTTCAAGTGCTTTTTCGTATTCAGGAATCGCTTCTTCAGGGCGTCCTAAATTAAATAAGGCATTGCCCCGGTAATTCCAGGCTTCATGATAGTCCGGTTTAATTTTAACAGCTTTGCCGAAGGAAGCAATCGCTTCTTCAGTGTGTCCTAAATTAAATAAGGCAACGCCCCGCCAGTACCAAGCTTCATGATGGCCCGGTTCAATTTCTACAGCTTTATCGTAAGAAGCAATTGCTTCTTCATAGCGTCCTACATTGGCTAATGCTATGCCCTGTTCAAACCAAGCTTGAGCAATGTCTTGTTGATCTTTGTGCATAATTATTAATAAAACGTGTGGTTTCTGAATATTTTCCTGATATTACTAAAGCAGTTTTTAAATTCCCTTTTGCAACGAGTTAATTCCTAAATCTTTATTCTCTCTCCCTCATCTCTCTAAACACCGGCTCTCTAAACGTCGAAACCAAGCTGATCGCAAAATCACCACAATTACCCCCACCGGCAGCAACACCATCTGGCTAATTAACTGCAAGACGAGTAACCCGCTACCGGCTGCCAGGGAGAACACGCCATCCTGAAGACGCTGATGCACAATCAGAACCAGCAACAGCACCAGCACCCCCAGCAGGCCGACTGAACGGCGGGAAATGCTACCATAACCGGCAACTCTAAAAGGCCGGCGCAACTGTCCCACAGCCCATTTAACAGCCCGTTCCAGTGTTGTTAAAGTGATTGCCGGCCACACAAATTCCACCAGTATCAGCAGAAAAAATAACCAACTTGGCTGCAATTTCAACGTGTAAGCCGGCAACAACGCAAGTTTTAAAACTGTTGTGTAGTTATAGATAAAAAACACCGGCCATTGCAGCAGAAATTGCGGCAAATCGATGAGATAACCAGGATTTTTAAGAACTTCGCTGCTGCCACTCAGTAAAGCCGGTAAAATAAACGGTTCTAAAAATACCAAACTATATAAACCGGCAACCCGTAAAGCCGGCTTCCATTTTTCAGAATGAAGGAGGGCGTAATTCGTAACCAATAACAGCACGTAGCATAAAATTAGCGAATTACTGGCCGCTCTAGACGGGCCTAAACCACTGTTTCCCAACCTCCACACCACACCCATCAGCGCCACAATCGTAAAAGCCACAAAGCGCCGGAAAAGCTGTCGGGCGGGCGGATATTCCACCGGCTTTCCAGTTCGCACAAACATCAAAACGCCGGTTGCCACAGCGCCGGTGAACGCAACCAACAGTCCTAAAATATAGCCAGGAAATACTGCCGGCAGACGCACAACCGGCACATTTAAAGATCGTTGCGCCCAATTCACCGCCTGCCCGATTAAAAAAGAATCATAGGGTTCGATCACGTGATCAGCCGTGGGAGAAATCACCATCATCCGGGCAGTGCCGGCATTAAAATCTCCGACAATCTCGCCTGCCTGATTTTTGCCGGCAGTTGCAGCTTGGTACATCCGGCGAACATCTGCCACAGGATTAAGCTGTTCATACACACCCACGCCCAGAAAAAGATTTTTGGGCACAGAAGGTGCCGCTTCTCCGCTCATTCCCATCACAATCGTAGAGCGCAACTGCCGGTCTGTTTGAGCTAGCTGTAAAGCAATCGTGCCCCCCAAAGAGTGGCCGGCAATTCCCATGCGCTTAACATCAAAGCGCTCAGGATTTGCCCGTAGATAAGCCAGAACTGCCTGGGCATCCGCGAGATTACTTTCCTCAAGATTTTGGATCGCGCCCTTACCCCCCGAAAGCCGGTAAGATTCCCCTGATCCCCCAAAATCGAAAGCGAGTCCTGCAATTCCATGACGCGCCAATTCCACTGCTAAGGGCGTCATCACCTCCTTGCTAGCATTGATGCCATGACAGAGCACCATAACTGGATGTGGGGCAGCAGCCGCTTTCGGAATAAATAGGCGTGCGACGAGTTGCCGGTTGCCTTCAACTGGGATAGCGAGGGATTCTGATTGAATTGTGACTGGGTTAAAAACGAAACAAAGCACTAGCCCAAAAACAAGCAGCACAAAGCTTAAAAACAAGCCGGTGATGTGTCCAAAAAGGTTAAGTTTTGGATTCCGTACTTTTGTTGGCTCATCCATACTCCATGCCCCTAACCCAAAAATGAGGGATCAAGGATGAAGGATGAATTTCTCCCTCACCCATGCCCCATGCCCCTACCTTTAGGTTGGCGAAGCCTTGACCCATGCCCCTAAAGCCCTAATTTCTCCAACACCGGCTTGGTTGAAACAATATGCCGGTCGAGTCCCAAGTGCTTCGGATCAACGCCTAAAGCCAGCGAGATTAACTGAGGCAAATGCAACACCGGCAGCCCCAGTTTGCGTTGAATCACCTGTTCCACCTCTGGTTGCCGAGAATCCAGATTAAGGTGACACAAAGGACAAGGCGTTATCATACAATCCGCCCCCGCGTCAAGCGCTTCTTGAATATGAGCGCCGGCCATCTTAAACGACTCAACCGGGGCATAACTAGAAAGGGGCCAACCGCAACATTGCGTGCGCCCTCGATAATAAATCGGTGTCGCCCCAACCGTCCGAAACACATTCTCCATTGATTCGGGTTTGTAGGGGTCATCGAAAGGCATCGAAGTTTGGGTGCGAAGCAGGTAGCAACCGTAAAACGCTGCACATTTTAGGCCACTCAACTTGCGCGTAACGCGGTTTTGAATTTCCTCCAAACCGTAATCTGCGATTAAGGCCCACAGGAGATGTTTAACCTCTGTCGTTCCCCGATAAGGCGAACAGCCTTCTTTTTTCAGCAACCCGTTCACCCGCTCAATATAAGCCGAGTCAGTTTTCTGCAAGTCCTTGAGGCGCTCATCCACATGGCCAACGACACCCTGACAAGTGCTGCAATGAGTCAGCAGCGGCAGATTCAATTCCTCCGCCAAAGCAATATTGCGAGCATTCACCGTATCTTCTAGCAGCTGAGAGTCTTCTTTAAACGTGCCAGAACCACAGCAGGAAGCTTTTTTGAGTTCAATCAGTTCAATGCCCAAAGTTTCAGTCAGAATTTGAGTAGACTGATAAAGCTCCCGGCAGGCTCCTTGGGCAACACAGCCGGGAAAGTAAGCATATCTAAGTGTTGAGGATGGCATAGTTGGAATTCCCTAGTGAGCGTTAAGCCTGGGATAATCTGGGTAAGCAGAGCGGACACTCTTTCTATGATGACTTCCAGACAAGCAACCGGCAGTGATTCCTTACAAAGCTTTAATCCCAGAAGTTTTGACCGGCAGCGTGTCAATTTGAAAACCGTCTGCGATCAGTCTCCCTTGCGATCCCCCTTTCCGATAAGATGATCAAATGCCTTGACCTGTAAAAATCCTTTCCCAAGTTCTAGCGACTGCCAGGGACAAGTGAAACCTTTACAGGTCAAGGCAAATGGATAAATGTTAGACAAAAACTAACAACGCACGAATTTATAAGCAGCTGCGGCACACTGAGGACATCCCTATGAGTCAAGAGGAAATTTTTTCAAGAGTCAAGAAAATTGTGGCGGATCAACTGGAAGTTGAGGCGAGCGACATCAAGCCAGAATCCAACTTTGCCAACGATCTTGGAGCTGACTCTTTAGATACTGTGGAATTGGTAATGGCTTTAGAAGAAGAATTTGATATCGAAATTCCGGACGAAGCCGCAGAAGGGATTCTCACAGTTCAAGCAACTGTGGACTACATCAACAGCCAAGTTTCAGCCTCCGCAGTGAAGGAGTGAGCGCTCAAGGCTGAAGGATGAAGGCTGAAGTAAAAAGGCTGAAGCATCAATTCAGCCTTGATCATTCAGTCTTACTTCCTTCTCCCGTGCCCCTGTGTTTTGCGTTCTGGGTGTGGAAGCCCGCAAATTGAATCATGACCAACTTTGAACGGAAACGTGTTGTTGTCACCGGCCTTGGTGCGATCACACCAATTGGCAATACCCTCGCTGAATATTGGGAAGGGTTGATTGCCGGCAGAAGTGGCATTGGCCCCATCACCTTGTTCGACGCAT
Above is a genomic segment from Microcoleus sp. FACHB-68 containing:
- a CDS encoding tetratricopeptide repeat protein, translating into MHKDQQDIAQAWFEQGIALANVGRYEEAIASYDKAVEIEPGHHEAWYWRGVALFNLGHTEEAIASFGKAVKIKPDYHEAWNYRGNALFNLGRPEEAIPEYEKALEIKPDAYYAWYNRGVALGMSGRDEEAIASIDKALEIKPDYHEAWRNRGIALGNLERDEEAIASWVKALEIKPDDHIAWNNRGLALFNLGRYEEAIGCFDKAVKIKPDYHEAWDAWGLASVKLGRYEEAIVSWDKVVKIKPANHYGWYNRGLALFNLGHDEEAIDCYDKVVKIKPDYHEAWNNRGLALFNLGRDEEAIASYDKAVKIKPDYHEAWYNWGVALFNLGRYEEAIDCYDKVVKIKPGAHEAWDAWGVALVNLGRYEEAIACYDKALEIKPDFHTTWSNRGSALGNLGRYEEAIGCFDKALEIKPDYYESWYNRGLCLVNLERYEEAIISYKQVVKIKADYHHIWFNQGLALFKLGRYEEAIASYEKALEIKPDYHNIWFNQGLALFSLVRDEEAIASWDKALEIKPDYHEAWYNRGNALGNLGRIEEEIASYDKALEIKPDFHEAWYWRGVALFNLGHTEEAIASYDKALEIKPDYHEAWYNRGNALGNLGRYEDAITEYEKVLEIKPDDHEAWYWRGIALGNLGRYEKAIASIDKALEIKPDDHEAWNTRGFALDKLGRYEEAIASYEKAVEIKPDYYEAWNNRGRGLGSLGRYEEAVACFDKALEIKPDAHIAWYNRGSALFNLGRYEEEIASYEKAVEIKPDYHEAWYWRSVALDDLGRTEEAIASWDKALEIQSDIHETWYNRGNALFNLGRYEEAIASYEKAVEIKPDKDEALYNRGNALFNLGRTEEAIASYDKALVIKPDKDQAWYNKACCYALQGNIDLALENLQHAIQLNPDEYRQLAETDSDFDSIREDSRFQMLLQGR
- the acpP gene encoding acyl carrier protein: MSQEEIFSRVKKIVADQLEVEASDIKPESNFANDLGADSLDTVELVMALEEEFDIEIPDEAAEGILTVQATVDYINSQVSASAVKE
- a CDS encoding alpha/beta fold hydrolase yields the protein MDEPTKVRNPKLNLFGHITGLFLSFVLLVFGLVLCFVFNPVTIQSESLAIPVEGNRQLVARLFIPKAAAAPHPVMVLCHGINASKEVMTPLAVELARHGIAGLAFDFGGSGESYRLSGGKGAIQNLEESNLADAQAVLAYLRANPERFDVKRMGIAGHSLGGTIALQLAQTDRQLRSTIVMGMSGEAAPSVPKNLFLGVGVYEQLNPVADVRRMYQAATAGKNQAGEIVGDFNAGTARMMVISPTADHVIEPYDSFLIGQAVNWAQRSLNVPVVRLPAVFPGYILGLLVAFTGAVATGVLMFVRTGKPVEYPPARQLFRRFVAFTIVALMGVVWRLGNSGLGPSRAASNSLILCYVLLLVTNYALLHSEKWKPALRVAGLYSLVFLEPFILPALLSGSSEVLKNPGYLIDLPQFLLQWPVFFIYNYTTVLKLALLPAYTLKLQPSWLFFLLILVEFVWPAITLTTLERAVKWAVGQLRRPFRVAGYGSISRRSVGLLGVLVLLLVLIVHQRLQDGVFSLAAGSGLLVLQLISQMVLLPVGVIVVILRSAWFRRLESRCLER
- a CDS encoding CoB--CoM heterodisulfide reductase iron-sulfur subunit B family protein, producing the protein MPSSTLRYAYFPGCVAQGACRELYQSTQILTETLGIELIELKKASCCGSGTFKEDSQLLEDTVNARNIALAEELNLPLLTHCSTCQGVVGHVDERLKDLQKTDSAYIERVNGLLKKEGCSPYRGTTEVKHLLWALIADYGLEEIQNRVTRKLSGLKCAAFYGCYLLRTQTSMPFDDPYKPESMENVFRTVGATPIYYRGRTQCCGWPLSSYAPVESFKMAGAHIQEALDAGADCMITPCPLCHLNLDSRQPEVEQVIQRKLGLPVLHLPQLISLALGVDPKHLGLDRHIVSTKPVLEKLGL